The following is a genomic window from Rhodobium gokarnense.
GAAGGCGGCCGGGCTCCCCCGTCCCGACGACTATCTGGTCAAGGGCGACTTCTCGCTCCATTCCGGCATGGAGGCGGCGCGCTCGCTGATGGCGCTTGCCGAACCGCCGACCGCGCTCTTTGCCGCCAATGACGAGATGGCGCTCGGCGCCATCCACGAGATGCGCGCCCTCGGCTTCGACGTGCCCGGCGACGTCTCCGTCGTTGGCTTCGACAACCTCTTCCTCTCCGACGTCTTCTTCCCGCCGCTGACGACCGTCGCCCAGCCGCGGGCGGAGATCGGCCGGCGGGCGATGACGCTGCTCCTCGACATCCTTGCCGGCGGCCCGCCGCCGCGCGAGCCCGTCATCGTCCCGACGACCCTTGAGATCCGGGGCACCACGGCCCCCTTGAAAACCCGCACAGACCAGAAACAAGGAGTATGAGCATGTCCGGATTGCCGAAAGACCGCCTTCGCGTTGGATTCGTCGGGTCCGGCTTCATCGCCGAGTTCCACCTGAAGGCGCTCCTCAACGTGCGCAATGTGGATGTCACCGGCGTCTACAGCCGCAATCCGGACAACCGTGCCCGCATCGTCGCCCATGTCGCCGACCTCGGCCTTGGCACCTGCACCAGCTTCGAGAGCCTTGAAGCGATGCTGCAATCGGGCGAGGTCGACGCGATCTGGATCCTGTCGCCGAACTACACCCGCCTCGACATCATGAAAGTCATCCACGCCGAGGTCACCTCGGGACGGTCCAAGGTCTTCGCGGTCGCCTGCGAAAAGCCGCTCGGGCGCACCATCGGCGAGGCGCGCGAGATGGTGCGGCTCGCAGAAGACGCCAAGCTCAACCACGGCTATCTGGAAAACCAGGTGTTCGCGACGCCGGTCATCCGCGGCAAGGAGATCATCTGGCGCCGGGCGGCGTCGACCACCGGCCGGCCCTATCTCGCCCGCGCGGCCGAAGAGCATTCCGGCCCGCACGAGCCCTGGTTCTGGCAGGGCGACAAGCAGGGCGGCGGCGTCCTTTCCGACATGATGTGCCATTCGGTGGAGGTCGCCCGGCATCTGCTCACGGCACCCGACGCGCCGCGCGACTCCCTCAAGGTCAAATCGGTCAACGGCACGGTGGCGAACCTGAAATGGACCCGGCCCGGCTATGCCGACCAGCTCCGCGAGCGCTTCGGCGCCGAGGTCGACTATCGCAACCGGCCATCGGAGGATTTCGCGCGCGGCACCGTCACCCTGGAAGACCAGGACGGCAACGAGGTGATGATCGAGGCAACGACCTCCTGGGCCTATGTGGGGGCCGGACTTCGCATCCAGCTTGAACTCCTCGGCCCGGAATACGCCATGGAGTTCAACTCGCTGGCGACGGGCCTGAAGATCTTCATGTCGCGCGCCGTCTCCGGCGCCGAGGGCGAGGACCTCGTTGAAAAGCAGAACGCGGAACAGGGCCTGATGCCTGTCCTTGAGGACGAACCGGGCGTCTATGGCTACACTGACGAGAACCGGCACATGGTGGAGTGCTTCCGCAAGGGCGAGACGCCGCTGGAAACCTTCCATGACGGGCTTGCGGTCGTCGAAATCCTCATGGGCCTCTACCGCTCGGCGGAGACCGGCGCGAGCGTCGCCTTCCCGGCCCCGGACCTTGAGGACTACGTGCCTGTGGTCGCGCGCACTGGCGCCTGACGATCGCTGCTCTGCCCGGAGCGATGCGGCGGCGTTTATGCCGCATTGATCAAGTCCAGTTCGAATATCTACCTTTCGGCTGCCTTCAACGGCCGACCCGACGGTGACCCATG
Proteins encoded in this region:
- a CDS encoding Gfo/Idh/MocA family protein, whose product is MSGLPKDRLRVGFVGSGFIAEFHLKALLNVRNVDVTGVYSRNPDNRARIVAHVADLGLGTCTSFESLEAMLQSGEVDAIWILSPNYTRLDIMKVIHAEVTSGRSKVFAVACEKPLGRTIGEAREMVRLAEDAKLNHGYLENQVFATPVIRGKEIIWRRAASTTGRPYLARAAEEHSGPHEPWFWQGDKQGGGVLSDMMCHSVEVARHLLTAPDAPRDSLKVKSVNGTVANLKWTRPGYADQLRERFGAEVDYRNRPSEDFARGTVTLEDQDGNEVMIEATTSWAYVGAGLRIQLELLGPEYAMEFNSLATGLKIFMSRAVSGAEGEDLVEKQNAEQGLMPVLEDEPGVYGYTDENRHMVECFRKGETPLETFHDGLAVVEILMGLYRSAETGASVAFPAPDLEDYVPVVARTGA